A portion of the Chloroflexota bacterium genome contains these proteins:
- the rsmD gene encoding 16S rRNA (guanine(966)-N(2))-methyltransferase RsmD yields MPRVISGLAKGRKLYSVPGTGTRPITDRVKEALFNILGPDIVGASLLDLFAGTGGVGIEALSRGAAFVRFVEWSRPALATVKKNLRHCGLDDDRAEVRFMDAFALLQQPADRAFDYIYIAPPQYHGLWEKALRLIDAHPDWLAEDGWVIVQIHPTEYRDVALEHLEPFDQRKYGSTLLVFYAPSEEEAP; encoded by the coding sequence ATGCCGCGAGTGATTTCCGGCCTGGCGAAAGGCCGCAAGCTTTACAGCGTGCCGGGAACGGGCACCCGCCCGATTACCGACCGCGTCAAAGAGGCTTTGTTCAACATTCTGGGGCCTGATATTGTGGGGGCCAGCCTGTTGGATTTGTTTGCCGGCACAGGGGGCGTGGGGATTGAGGCGTTGAGCCGGGGTGCGGCGTTTGTCCGCTTTGTGGAATGGAGCCGTCCGGCTCTGGCAACAGTGAAGAAGAACCTGCGGCATTGCGGGCTGGATGACGATCGGGCGGAGGTGCGTTTTATGGATGCTTTTGCACTCCTCCAGCAGCCTGCCGACCGGGCTTTCGACTATATCTACATCGCACCGCCCCAATATCACGGCTTGTGGGAGAAAGCCTTGCGGCTGATTGACGCTCACCCCGACTGGCTGGCCGAAGACGGTTGGGTTATTGTGCAGATTCACCCGACCGAATATCGCGACGTGGCGCTGGAGCATTTGGAACCCTTCGACCAGCGGAAATATGGCAGCACGTTACTGGTGTTTTACGCTCCTTCGGAGGAAGAAGCGCCGTAG
- a CDS encoding GtrA family protein encodes MILQHRKERQRFLKFALVGSMGAAVDFAVFNLLTQWVGLPPLLSSVFSFMTAMTHNFLWHRHWTFPESRSKRAVHQWVQFGTVSAVGLGIRTLLFSLIHAPLVALMAHFVPPLPLTPTFWGNNLSLAVVILTVMVWNFFANRMWTYNDVALGA; translated from the coding sequence ATGATTTTGCAGCATCGCAAAGAGCGTCAACGTTTTCTCAAGTTTGCCCTCGTGGGTTCTATGGGCGCGGCGGTGGATTTCGCCGTGTTCAATCTTCTCACGCAGTGGGTGGGGCTGCCGCCGCTGTTGAGTAGTGTGTTTTCTTTCATGACCGCGATGACCCACAATTTCCTCTGGCATCGCCATTGGACCTTCCCCGAATCGCGCAGCAAGCGTGCGGTGCATCAGTGGGTGCAGTTTGGCACGGTGAGCGCGGTAGGGCTGGGCATTCGCACCCTGTTGTTTTCGCTCATTCACGCGCCGCTGGTGGCTTTGATGGCGCATTTCGTGCCGCCGCTGCCTTTGACGCCCACGTTTTGGGGCAACAACCTTTCCCTCGCTGTGGTGATTCTTACCGTGATGGTGTGGAATTTCTTTGCTAACCGCATGTGGACTTACAACGACGTCGCCTTGGGCGCTTAA
- a CDS encoding cold-shock protein, translated as MAERQTGTVKWFNATKGYGFITPDEGRDVFVHYSGIRGEGYRSLEEGQRVEFEVVDTPKGPQAQDVVVLG; from the coding sequence GTGGCAGAGCGCCAAACCGGCACGGTCAAGTGGTTTAACGCCACAAAAGGCTACGGCTTCATTACCCCCGACGAAGGTCGCGACGTGTTCGTGCACTACAGCGGCATTCGGGGCGAAGGCTATCGTTCCCTGGAAGAAGGGCAGCGGGTGGAATTCGAAGTCGTAGATACCCCCAAGGGCCCTCAGGCCCAAGATGTGGTTGTCCTTGGCTGA
- a CDS encoding aldolase, translating to MKALEALLTKIDHAVVVRDGVVHVEDEARLKTHLRTLVEAAALGEQPEKGLAQFLIRGAALDLGIVPSSINDLYLARGRGEVAPSFTVPAMNLRVLPFWAARAVFKNALAIDAGAFIFEIARSEIGYSDQRPTEYVAQVLAAAIAEGFRGPVFIQGDHFQISPKRFAENADAEVQAVRDLSLEAIKAGFYNIDVDTSTLVDLSRPTIPEQQELNYKLSAELTAYIRSIQPEGIDVSVGGEIGEVGGHNSTEPELRAYMDGYKAHLAELAPGATGLSKISIQTGTSHGGVVLPDGSIAKVKVDFNTLKHLSRVAREVYGLAGAVQHGASTLPEDAFSKFPEAEACEIHLATNFMNILYKHMPADLKEEIYAYLRERHANERKPDMTDEQFYYKTRKRALGPFKKQIWALDEAVKEAVYADWDAQFHRLFHQLKIGGTREVVARTIKPVVVLPRLEDYVGSGVAGEDVSDLAD from the coding sequence ATGAAAGCCCTGGAAGCCTTACTGACGAAAATCGACCACGCCGTCGTGGTGCGCGACGGCGTGGTGCACGTGGAAGACGAAGCCCGCCTGAAAACCCATTTGCGCACGTTGGTGGAAGCCGCGGCGTTGGGGGAGCAGCCCGAAAAAGGGCTGGCGCAGTTCCTCATCCGTGGTGCCGCGCTGGATTTGGGCATTGTGCCTTCCTCGATCAACGACCTGTACCTGGCACGTGGCCGCGGCGAGGTCGCGCCGTCCTTTACCGTTCCCGCCATGAATTTGCGGGTGTTGCCTTTTTGGGCCGCTCGCGCGGTCTTCAAGAACGCGTTGGCGATCGACGCCGGCGCTTTCATCTTTGAGATTGCCCGCTCCGAGATTGGCTATTCCGACCAGCGTCCCACGGAATACGTCGCGCAAGTGCTTGCCGCGGCGATTGCCGAGGGTTTTCGCGGGCCGGTGTTCATCCAGGGCGACCATTTTCAGATTTCCCCCAAGCGCTTTGCCGAGAACGCCGACGCCGAAGTTCAAGCGGTGCGCGACCTGAGCCTGGAGGCTATCAAAGCAGGGTTCTACAACATCGACGTTGACACTTCGACCCTTGTGGACCTTTCTCGCCCCACCATCCCCGAGCAGCAGGAACTCAACTACAAACTCTCGGCTGAACTTACGGCTTACATCCGCAGCATTCAGCCGGAAGGCATTGATGTCTCGGTGGGCGGGGAAATCGGCGAAGTGGGCGGTCATAATTCCACCGAGCCGGAACTGCGGGCGTACATGGATGGCTACAAAGCCCATCTGGCCGAACTGGCCCCCGGCGCGACGGGCTTGAGCAAAATCAGCATCCAAACCGGCACGTCGCATGGCGGGGTGGTGTTGCCCGATGGCTCGATTGCCAAAGTCAAAGTCGATTTCAACACTTTGAAGCACCTCAGCCGTGTGGCGCGGGAAGTCTATGGGCTGGCGGGCGCGGTGCAGCACGGCGCTTCGACGCTGCCGGAAGACGCGTTCAGCAAATTCCCTGAAGCCGAAGCCTGCGAAATTCACCTCGCCACCAATTTTATGAATATCCTCTACAAACACATGCCTGCCGATTTGAAAGAGGAAATTTACGCCTATTTGCGGGAGCGTCATGCGAATGAGCGCAAGCCCGATATGACCGACGAGCAGTTTTATTACAAGACCCGCAAGCGGGCGTTAGGGCCGTTCAAGAAACAGATTTGGGCTTTGGACGAGGCGGTAAAGGAAGCCGTTTACGCCGATTGGGATGCCCAGTTCCACCGTCTGTTCCACCAGCTGAAAATCGGTGGCACGCGCGAAGTGGTGGCGCGCACGATTAAGCCGGTGGTGGTGCTGCCGCGGCTGGAGGATTACGTCGGCAGCGGCGTGGCCGGGGAGGATGTTTCTGACCTGGCGGACTGA
- a CDS encoding flippase-like domain-containing protein has protein sequence MKKPQRLPWRRALPGFIVSAAVLVVVFAISDPRTLWQALRSVPLWVLAAASVLLALSLVLRAISWQVLLGHRVKWADAFWALSTGYLINNIIPFRAGEAARAFLVAPKARVSFWHALSTVMVERLFDVVLLASMLVGSLPWVLDVPWARQAAWGFGGAALGVLIALAIIARYRARLAPALTSWQQRHAHFSWGKRLLHWALSFLDGLEALASPTSLTAVTFLLAASWGVQVAAYGLTLRALVPQASYLWAAFALGSVGMGVAVPSAPGGLGVVEGVMVFVLGVLGVGPSVALAYALAMHGIYYVVTGVLGWGGAMVYGVSLRGAFGQAQNWEKHHEAPE, from the coding sequence TTGAAGAAACCCCAACGATTGCCGTGGCGTCGGGCGCTGCCGGGATTCATCGTCAGCGCAGCGGTGCTGGTGGTGGTGTTCGCCATCAGCGACCCGCGAACGCTGTGGCAGGCCCTGCGAAGCGTGCCGCTATGGGTACTGGCGGCGGCCAGCGTACTCCTTGCCCTTTCCCTGGTGCTGCGGGCGATCTCGTGGCAAGTGCTGCTGGGGCACCGGGTCAAATGGGCCGACGCCTTCTGGGCCTTGAGCACAGGCTATCTCATCAACAACATCATCCCTTTCCGCGCGGGGGAAGCCGCACGCGCCTTCCTGGTTGCCCCTAAAGCACGCGTCTCCTTCTGGCATGCGCTTTCCACCGTGATGGTCGAGCGGCTGTTCGATGTCGTGCTGCTGGCAAGCATGCTGGTCGGCTCGCTGCCCTGGGTGCTGGATGTCCCCTGGGCGCGGCAAGCCGCCTGGGGGTTCGGCGGCGCGGCGTTGGGCGTGTTGATCGCGTTGGCCATCATCGCACGCTATCGCGCCCGCCTGGCCCCCGCCCTGACTTCCTGGCAACAGCGCCACGCGCATTTCTCCTGGGGTAAACGGCTGCTCCACTGGGCGCTCTCCTTCCTCGACGGGCTGGAAGCACTGGCGTCCCCCACCTCGCTCACCGCAGTGACCTTCCTGCTGGCAGCCTCTTGGGGCGTGCAAGTCGCCGCTTACGGCCTCACCTTGCGGGCGCTGGTGCCCCAGGCTTCCTACCTGTGGGCTGCTTTTGCCCTGGGCAGCGTGGGCATGGGCGTCGCCGTGCCTTCTGCGCCGGGTGGCCTGGGGGTGGTGGAAGGCGTGATGGTCTTCGTGCTCGGCGTGTTGGGCGTAGGCCCTTCCGTCGCACTTGCCTATGCCCTGGCCATGCACGGGATTTACTACGTCGTGACCGGTGTACTGGGATGGGGCGGGGCAATGGTCTATGGTGTTTCGCTGCGCGGTGCCTTTGGGCAAGCCCAAAACTGGGAAAAACACCATGAGGCCCCAGAATAA
- a CDS encoding elongation factor 4, with the protein MTEHIRNFSIIAHIDHGKSTLADRLLQLTGTIADREMTEQVLDDMDLEREKGVTIKASAVRMRYTAADGQTYELNLIDTPGHVDFGYEVSRALAACEGALLVVDASQGVEAQTLANLYLALENDLEVIPVVNKIDLPSARPDEVAQEIENLLGTPTDEVLRVSAKEGTHVEQVLEAIVRQVPPPKGDENAPLRALIFDSHYDAYKGVVIYVRLVDGRLSATDTLRLMASGATFKPVEVGVFAPHMTPTGSLRAGEVGYIATGLKTVREARVGDTVTHAQRPAVEPLPGYQHPKPMVFAGIYPVEGEDYQDLRDALEKLQLNDAALVFEPETSQALGFGFRCGFLGMFHMEIVQERLEREYGLDIVVTAPSVEYEVVLRDGRTIVIDSPAELPDEAQIEEIREPWMKIQIFTPTEFYGPVMEMVTKRRGVFLGQEYPTPDRVVLNFELPLSELIVDFFDQLKSRTRGYASLDYQFLEYRAGDLVKLTILVNGEPVDALATIVHRDEAYTKGQRLVSKLKELIPRQLFAVPVQAVAGGRVISRANIKALRKDVLAKCYGGDVTRKRKLLEKQKKGKKRMKMVGQVEIPQEAFLAVLRVGEDNR; encoded by the coding sequence ATGACCGAGCACATCCGCAATTTCTCCATTATCGCCCATATCGACCACGGCAAATCCACCCTGGCCGACCGCCTGCTCCAACTCACCGGCACCATTGCTGACCGTGAGATGACCGAGCAGGTGCTGGACGACATGGACCTGGAACGCGAAAAGGGCGTGACCATCAAGGCCTCCGCGGTGCGGATGCGCTACACCGCCGCCGACGGCCAGACCTACGAACTCAACCTCATCGACACGCCCGGCCATGTGGATTTTGGCTACGAGGTCAGCCGCGCCCTGGCGGCATGTGAAGGCGCGCTGCTGGTTGTGGATGCTTCCCAGGGGGTGGAAGCCCAAACTTTAGCCAACCTCTACCTGGCCCTGGAAAACGACCTGGAAGTCATCCCGGTAGTCAACAAAATCGACCTGCCCTCGGCGCGCCCCGACGAAGTGGCTCAGGAAATCGAAAACCTGCTCGGCACGCCCACCGACGAAGTGCTGCGGGTTTCTGCCAAGGAAGGCACCCACGTCGAACAAGTGCTGGAAGCCATCGTCCGCCAGGTGCCGCCGCCGAAAGGCGACGAAAACGCGCCCCTGCGTGCGCTGATTTTCGATTCCCACTACGATGCTTACAAAGGCGTGGTCATCTACGTCCGCTTGGTGGACGGCCGCCTGAGCGCCACCGATACGCTGCGGTTGATGGCCTCCGGCGCCACGTTCAAGCCTGTGGAAGTCGGCGTCTTTGCACCACACATGACGCCCACCGGCAGCCTGCGCGCCGGCGAAGTCGGCTACATCGCCACCGGCCTGAAAACCGTGCGGGAAGCCCGCGTCGGCGACACCGTCACCCATGCCCAGCGCCCCGCCGTCGAACCGCTGCCCGGCTACCAGCACCCCAAGCCGATGGTCTTCGCGGGCATCTACCCCGTGGAAGGCGAGGACTATCAGGACCTGCGCGACGCGCTGGAAAAACTGCAACTCAACGACGCCGCCTTAGTCTTCGAGCCGGAAACCTCGCAGGCCCTCGGCTTTGGCTTCCGCTGCGGCTTCCTGGGCATGTTCCACATGGAAATCGTGCAAGAGCGGCTCGAGCGGGAATACGGCCTCGACATCGTGGTCACCGCCCCCTCGGTGGAATACGAAGTCGTGCTGCGCGACGGCCGCACGATCGTTATCGACTCGCCAGCCGAATTGCCCGACGAAGCCCAAATCGAGGAAATCCGCGAGCCGTGGATGAAAATCCAGATCTTCACCCCCACCGAGTTCTACGGCCCGGTGATGGAGATGGTGACCAAACGCCGCGGCGTCTTCCTCGGCCAGGAATACCCCACCCCCGACCGGGTAGTGCTGAACTTCGAACTGCCGCTTTCCGAACTCATCGTCGATTTCTTCGACCAGTTGAAATCGCGCACCCGCGGCTACGCCTCGCTGGACTACCAGTTTTTGGAATACCGCGCCGGCGATCTGGTGAAACTGACCATTCTGGTCAACGGCGAGCCGGTAGACGCGTTAGCCACCATCGTTCACCGCGACGAAGCCTACACAAAAGGGCAGCGTCTGGTTTCCAAACTGAAAGAACTCATCCCGCGGCAATTGTTCGCCGTGCCCGTGCAGGCCGTGGCCGGCGGGCGGGTGATTTCCCGCGCCAACATCAAGGCGCTGCGGAAAGACGTGCTCGCCAAGTGCTACGGCGGCGATGTGACCCGCAAACGCAAACTGCTGGAAAAGCAAAAGAAGGGCAAGAAGCGCATGAAAATGGTGGGGCAGGTGGAAATTCCGCAGGAAGCCTTTCTGGCCGTGCTGCGGGTGGGGGAGGACAACCGTTGA
- a CDS encoding NAD-dependent epimerase/dehydratase family protein, giving the protein MHYLITGGAGFIGSNYAARLLARGEQVTLYDNLSRGGATRNLAWLREQFGPTAFRLVEGDVRDAALLTATVREADVIVHLAAQVAVTTSVAHPRLDFEINALGTFNVMEAARLSPRRPFVLYASTNKVYGGMEDVAVVEEATRYRYATLPHGVPETQPLDFHSPYGCSKGTGDQYVRDYARIYGIPTVVFRQSCIYGTRQWGVEDQGWVAWFVIAAVTGRPITIYGDGKQVRDVLFVDDLLDAYDAAIARREAVAGEVFNIGGGPTHTIAIWREFGPLLERLLGRPIPVTYGDWRPGDQKVYVSDIRKAQQRLGWQPQIGVEEGVRRLVAWVQAQPTVFAA; this is encoded by the coding sequence CTGCACTACCTCATCACCGGCGGGGCCGGTTTCATCGGCTCCAACTATGCCGCCCGCCTGCTGGCCCGCGGCGAACAAGTGACCCTTTACGACAACCTCTCACGGGGCGGTGCAACCCGCAACCTCGCCTGGCTGCGCGAGCAGTTCGGCCCCACAGCCTTCCGGCTGGTGGAAGGCGACGTGCGCGACGCTGCGCTGCTCACCGCCACCGTGCGGGAAGCCGACGTCATCGTCCACCTCGCCGCCCAGGTTGCTGTGACCACTTCGGTGGCCCACCCCCGACTGGATTTCGAAATCAACGCCCTGGGCACTTTCAACGTCATGGAAGCCGCCCGCCTCTCGCCGCGCCGCCCCTTCGTGCTTTACGCTTCCACCAACAAAGTGTACGGCGGCATGGAAGACGTGGCCGTGGTAGAGGAAGCCACCCGCTACCGCTACGCCACCCTGCCCCACGGCGTGCCCGAAACCCAGCCGCTCGATTTCCACTCGCCTTACGGCTGCTCCAAAGGTACCGGCGACCAGTATGTGCGCGACTACGCCCGCATCTACGGCATCCCTACGGTGGTTTTCCGCCAGAGTTGCATCTACGGCACCCGCCAGTGGGGCGTGGAAGACCAGGGCTGGGTGGCGTGGTTCGTGATCGCCGCGGTAACCGGCCGCCCCATCACTATTTACGGCGATGGCAAGCAAGTGCGCGATGTGCTTTTCGTGGACGACCTGCTGGATGCCTACGACGCCGCCATTGCCCGGCGTGAAGCCGTAGCCGGCGAAGTCTTCAACATCGGCGGCGGCCCCACCCACACGATCGCCATCTGGCGGGAGTTCGGCCCACTGCTGGAACGCCTGCTGGGCCGCCCTATCCCCGTCACCTACGGCGACTGGCGGCCTGGTGACCAGAAAGTGTATGTTTCCGACATCCGCAAAGCCCAACAACGGCTGGGCTGGCAGCCCCAAATCGGTGTAGAAGAGGGTGTGCGACGCCTGGTGGCGTGGGTCCAGGCACAGCCCACCGTTTTTGCCGCCTGA
- a CDS encoding glycosyltransferase family 1 protein, which yields MKILIMLTYYRPHTSGLTIYAERMAKALAARGHRVTVLTSQYERSLPRRETADGVQVVRVPVLFRISKGVIMPTVGLEATRHVLANDVVSLHLPQFDAAGVALRGRLFRRPTVITYHCDVKLPPGLFNRAANVAVHLMDHLAAHFTHRIVTYTQDYADHSPYLRRYRHKLTTILPPVTLPPTTPEAIEAFARQHNPEGRRPVIGMAARLAAEKGVEYLVAAMERVLAVYPDALVLYAGPYENVLGEEAYRRRVMPAIRKLQEGGHWRFVGLLSPQEMAAYYPNLDVLVLPSLNATESFGLVQIEAMMNGVPVVASNLPGVRQPVKMTGMGEIAEVGNAASLAEGLLKVLGNPDAYRGNPEEVRRKFAPEANAAAYEALFQQLLAELGSSKPA from the coding sequence ATGAAAATTCTCATCATGCTCACCTACTACCGTCCGCACACCAGCGGGCTGACCATCTACGCCGAGCGGATGGCAAAAGCCTTAGCCGCCCGCGGCCATCGGGTCACCGTGCTCACTTCGCAATACGAGCGCAGCCTGCCCCGCCGCGAAACCGCCGACGGCGTGCAGGTGGTGCGGGTGCCGGTACTCTTTCGCATCAGCAAGGGCGTCATCATGCCCACCGTAGGGCTGGAAGCCACCCGCCACGTGCTTGCCAACGATGTGGTTTCCCTACACCTGCCCCAGTTCGATGCCGCAGGCGTGGCGCTGCGCGGTCGGCTGTTCCGCCGCCCCACGGTCATCACCTACCACTGCGATGTCAAACTGCCGCCCGGCCTGTTCAACCGCGCCGCCAACGTGGCCGTGCACCTCATGGATCACCTCGCCGCGCATTTCACCCACCGCATCGTCACCTACACGCAAGACTATGCAGATCATTCCCCCTACCTGCGGCGCTACCGCCACAAACTGACCACCATCCTGCCCCCCGTCACGCTGCCGCCGACCACGCCAGAGGCCATCGAAGCCTTTGCCCGCCAGCACAACCCCGAAGGCCGCCGCCCGGTCATCGGCATGGCCGCCCGCCTGGCTGCTGAGAAAGGGGTGGAATACCTCGTCGCAGCGATGGAGCGCGTGCTGGCAGTGTACCCCGACGCCTTGGTGCTCTACGCCGGGCCTTACGAAAACGTCTTGGGCGAAGAAGCCTACCGCCGGCGGGTCATGCCCGCCATCCGCAAACTGCAGGAAGGCGGCCACTGGCGCTTCGTGGGGCTGCTCTCGCCGCAGGAAATGGCCGCCTATTACCCCAACCTGGATGTGCTGGTGCTGCCCAGCCTGAACGCGACCGAAAGTTTCGGGCTGGTGCAAATCGAAGCCATGATGAACGGCGTGCCGGTGGTGGCTTCCAACCTGCCGGGGGTGCGCCAGCCAGTGAAAATGACCGGCATGGGCGAAATTGCCGAAGTCGGCAATGCTGCCAGCCTGGCCGAAGGCTTGCTGAAGGTGCTGGGCAACCCCGATGCCTATCGCGGCAACCCTGAAGAAGTGCGGCGCAAGTTTGCGCCGGAAGCCAACGCCGCGGCCTACGAAGCCCTCTTTCAACAACTGCTGGCCGAACTGGGCAGCAGCAAACCCGCTTGA
- a CDS encoding magnesium chelatase, which yields MKLGLLLAVINPAVGGALLFGARGTAKTTAARALADLLPKVPRSLCFYGCLPEDIEQGGIDAVCPDCARKYAEGKPLAVMDRVRLVELPLHAPLDDVLGRFDARNPHRIRKGILALADRNLLYVDEVNLLEDAVADAILDAAAQGHYTVRRGALAATYRARFVLIASMNPEEGALRPQILDRFGLRLWVQGLTDPAERLEAYRRARAYREHPRQFLARYAEETEALRAEIQEARQRLPEVEIADEVAALGLQWVARLGIPSLRAEVALFEAARAHAAADGRTEVTPDDLRKVAPLALRFRRSDFMASYARQRADEEALLTEAMREA from the coding sequence ATGAAACTGGGACTGTTGCTGGCCGTCATCAACCCGGCGGTGGGTGGGGCGCTGCTCTTTGGCGCGCGCGGCACGGCGAAGACGACCGCAGCGCGTGCTCTTGCCGATTTGCTGCCGAAAGTGCCCCGCAGCCTGTGTTTCTATGGCTGTCTTCCCGAAGATATTGAGCAGGGCGGCATTGATGCCGTTTGTCCCGATTGCGCCCGTAAATATGCTGAAGGCAAACCGCTGGCCGTGATGGACCGCGTGCGGCTGGTGGAATTGCCCCTGCATGCTCCTTTGGATGATGTCCTCGGCCGCTTCGATGCCCGGAACCCTCACCGCATTCGCAAAGGCATTCTCGCTTTGGCCGACCGCAATCTGCTGTATGTGGACGAGGTGAACCTGCTGGAAGACGCCGTGGCCGATGCCATTTTAGACGCCGCCGCACAGGGGCACTACACTGTGCGGCGGGGGGCGTTGGCGGCTACTTATCGGGCGCGCTTTGTGCTCATTGCTTCGATGAACCCCGAAGAGGGGGCGCTGCGCCCGCAAATTCTCGACCGCTTTGGATTGCGGCTGTGGGTGCAGGGATTGACCGACCCCGCTGAGCGGCTGGAGGCCTACCGGCGGGCGCGCGCCTATCGGGAGCACCCGCGGCAGTTCCTTGCCCGCTATGCCGAAGAGACCGAGGCGCTGCGGGCTGAAATTCAGGAAGCCCGCCAGCGGTTGCCTGAAGTGGAAATTGCCGATGAGGTGGCTGCCTTGGGCTTGCAGTGGGTTGCTCGCCTGGGCATTCCCTCGCTGCGGGCTGAAGTGGCCCTTTTTGAAGCCGCCCGAGCCCATGCGGCGGCGGATGGGCGCACCGAAGTGACACCTGACGATTTGCGGAAAGTGGCCCCGCTGGCGTTGCGTTTCCGCCGTTCCGATTTTATGGCTTCTTATGCCAGGCAACGCGCCGATGAAGAGGCTTTGTTGACCGAGGCCATGCGGGAAGCCTGA
- a CDS encoding acyl-CoA thioesterase — MMKRPDAKPVSASRITISQLMQPQHANSAGSVHGGWIMKLVDEAGALACMRFANRRVVTVAVDQMMFRQPIHVGNLVTLTAEVSYAGRTSMEAEVRVVAENPITGEQTHTNTAYLVYVALDEEGQPAPVPRLIPETEADRRRMEQAEARQAFRLQQRAQMEAE, encoded by the coding sequence ATGATGAAACGCCCAGATGCCAAGCCCGTGAGTGCTTCGCGAATTACGATTTCTCAGTTGATGCAGCCTCAGCATGCCAACAGCGCCGGTTCGGTGCATGGGGGTTGGATCATGAAACTGGTGGACGAGGCCGGGGCGTTGGCCTGTATGCGTTTTGCCAACCGTCGGGTGGTCACGGTGGCCGTCGATCAGATGATGTTCCGCCAGCCAATTCACGTGGGCAACCTGGTGACGCTGACGGCGGAGGTTTCTTATGCCGGGCGCACTTCAATGGAAGCCGAAGTGCGGGTGGTTGCAGAAAACCCCATCACCGGCGAGCAAACGCACACCAACACGGCCTATTTGGTCTATGTGGCGCTGGATGAGGAGGGCCAACCGGCGCCAGTGCCGCGACTGATTCCGGAAACGGAGGCCGACCGCCGCCGGATGGAACAGGCCGAAGCCCGGCAGGCTTTCCGGTTACAGCAGCGCGCTCAGATGGAAGCCGAGTAA
- a CDS encoding acyl-CoA dehydrogenase, whose protein sequence is MIQQAAREFAEQEIAPIAAEFDESGEFPMETIRKMGEMGFMGIEVPEEYGGAGMDTLAYVLAEMEISKVDAAHGTIMSVNNSLFCHGILHYGTEEQKQKYVVPVASGQAIGAYALTEPSSGSDAANMRTRAVREGDYYILNGRKNWITSGPVADYFVVFAMTDPSKGHKGITAFIVDGDTPGLVRGRKEPKLGIRASATSEIGFENVKVPVENRIGEEGQGFKIAMAVLDAGRIGIAAQALGIAEAAYEAARQYVQEREAFGHPIGEFQGTGFKIADMKSRIEAARALTFNAALAKEKAKKTGERYTLEASMAKLFAAETAMYCAWAAVQIHGGMGYSKELPVERYFRDAKITEIYEGTSEIQRLVIARLETGLRV, encoded by the coding sequence ATGATTCAGCAAGCGGCGCGCGAATTTGCCGAGCAAGAAATTGCCCCCATTGCGGCTGAATTCGACGAAAGCGGCGAATTCCCAATGGAAACCATCCGCAAGATGGGCGAGATGGGCTTTATGGGCATCGAAGTGCCGGAAGAATACGGCGGCGCGGGCATGGATACCCTGGCTTATGTGCTGGCAGAGATGGAGATTAGCAAGGTGGATGCCGCCCACGGCACCATTATGTCGGTCAACAACTCGCTCTTCTGCCACGGTATTCTTCACTACGGTACCGAAGAGCAGAAGCAAAAGTATGTGGTGCCGGTGGCGTCGGGTCAAGCCATCGGCGCTTACGCGTTAACCGAACCTTCGTCCGGTTCCGACGCAGCCAACATGCGCACCCGTGCCGTGCGGGAAGGCGATTATTACATTCTCAACGGCCGCAAGAACTGGATCACCAGCGGGCCGGTGGCCGATTATTTCGTGGTGTTTGCCATGACCGATCCTTCCAAGGGGCACAAAGGCATCACTGCCTTCATCGTGGATGGCGATACCCCTGGCCTGGTACGCGGCCGCAAGGAGCCGAAACTGGGCATTCGGGCTTCGGCCACCAGCGAAATTGGCTTCGAGAACGTCAAGGTGCCGGTGGAAAACCGTATTGGCGAAGAAGGCCAGGGCTTCAAGATCGCGATGGCGGTGCTCGATGCCGGCCGCATTGGCATTGCCGCGCAGGCGTTGGGCATTGCAGAGGCTGCTTACGAGGCCGCTCGCCAATACGTGCAGGAACGCGAAGCCTTCGGGCACCCTATTGGCGAATTCCAGGGCACGGGCTTTAAGATTGCCGATATGAAAAGCCGCATTGAGGCCGCACGCGCCTTGACTTTCAACGCTGCATTGGCTAAAGAGAAGGCCAAGAAAACCGGGGAGCGCTATACGCTGGAAGCCTCGATGGCGAAACTCTTCGCGGCAGAGACGGCGATGTATTGCGCGTGGGCGGCAGTGCAAATCCACGGCGGGATGGGTTATTCCAAAGAACTGCCGGTGGAGCGCTACTTCCGCGATGCTAAAATTACGGAAATTTACGAAGGCACCAGTGAAATTCAACGCCTGGTGATTGCCCGCCTGGAAACCGGCTTGCGGGTGTGA